The proteins below come from a single Oncorhynchus keta strain PuntledgeMale-10-30-2019 chromosome 1, Oket_V2, whole genome shotgun sequence genomic window:
- the LOC118392420 gene encoding uncharacterized protein LOC118392420, whose translation MGTGLFVMAVSQWMFCAAVLLLLVQGLQCSPTPPACPESCLCQRGPLLNCSSAGLSKAPQHIPSTVNDLDLSHNLLNSLEPSWPSWGLNNLWLGHNSITHLSLCVGRNWRGKHGRIPLSHNRGRCVSWAPALQLLSAERNQLEMIPEGLGGSEFLQVLQLSHNRISGLQPGDLCRCPHLRELCLQHNHISNLHPHALKDLPELRVLDLSFNLLTTISPSAYLSLRNLNALVEVSGNRWRCDCSLRSVRRWMAYDRQRAQQQIWRGMVCSSPSTHTGDLLHLEDSDLTCSTAENREGLHQDVTVTEGTEILLPCGTLRQDSTWWTTNGQVSGSQMGLLISDITEEDAGLYVCMSGPEEQYISVFNIHVHKTQRKSRGTRSLHRERKLIHTEVGSLQREDQGTDLNSLDLHRASQRTQSDLVLAVCLSVFITFLLAFILGVLSRPLLDPLWKRCCNRTKQSSSPAQSVSYAGQGPYDNGAYSDEAQEELGTHRESRVTFRGHPSEIRDQSSITYYDTVANGRQDNLAGEYDATYENVYAKDISHPSLEVHHPPDEKPRAQDSVSSGSSQQDSPETDTHSGELSDVSLSEPQVGAHPVHTHHGMEFEPIPDPEQLQGYRSSSVSSHSDQERPDRDQDMHWPKNYLAQRLEEKCKTQNNPWEHQSLQKEDDSFEQSSDFPMVKQVDVPQIKIGSVGEIAGFTAEPFTDWKPIKADTNPMEPELWNDSGEIFEFPDSIRGASGQSSSQDLSGSAFDDQLRKYEQARNEEPLVKDQRENNNLLELNLSYSGNEPTVYTVNPETEVVKEKMIVQNVGELIQEVQSALKTQECYDMSSDRGDEPTKCTVSEEDSAQVPDVMYRDPSLSLGDTVSLVPRKTLNIGFKKYTKPLPQLSLPKTSLPFSTSSDSQTQLYVPPLGRRLDSHLPQEAPPAAPRTPPPSGSSSSRTGSEDETTMNRKREEKAKIPDVTYRDYSLRSGDTSTKVSFSPRKYLNMGFSSESSQYQHESVTRYESVTRTKGVDFDEDSKLRPKMSLPKTLLLSTTSSDRVRAEEPSVKIYIPGLRRRQNIQPPQEAPPAKSSSSSCESGDETPKHTMKPAKAITDNFSPRRTLNTSFNNSASTTDEVERKSEAEDRWDQPRLGKVQALSERTRRDTEESSTDMNVSFSQIRALNINFDASDSSTDEVGRSTGADYSNPTEEISPSPQLSLYKTSHFFSTPTDEARPRGEYSLQIPLHRNRLVVDIQPPLALPDAPTTPPPSPEGEEAAGPGWRSREQQIRAMDGFGCNSMTQGDRSYMGLVVAKPFGISRPYQSVTSETIMTTRCSEVSTSGDLNMTYSNSPPLHFETHKEGSEA comes from the exons ATGGGCACTGGGCTGTTTGTGATGGCCGTGTCTCAGTGGATGTTCTGTGCTGCAGTGCTGCTCCTCCTCGTCCAGGGGCTCCAGTGTTCTCCGActccccctgcctgtcctgagTCCTGCCTTTGTCAGAGAGGTCCTCTGTTAAACTGTTCCTCTGCTGGCCTTTCCAAGGCCCCACAACACATCCCTTCCACCGTAAATGATCTAGACCTATCTCACAACCTCCTGAACTCCCTTGAACCCTCGTGGCCAAGTTGGGGGCTTAATAATCTATGGCTTGGACACAACAGCATCactcacctgtctctgtgtgtggggagGAACTGGAGGGGTAAACATGGGAGAATACCCCTCTCACACAACAGAGGAAGATGTGTATCCTGGGCCCCGGCCCTGCAGCTGCTGTCTGCTGAGAGGAACCAGCTAGAGATGATCCCTGagg GCCTGGGAGGCAGTGAGTTCCTGCAGGTGCTTCAGCTCTCCCACAACAGGATCTCTGGCCTGCAACCTGGAGATCTTTGCAGGTGCCCCCATCTGAGAGAGCTTTGCCTGCAGCACAACCACATATCCAACCTCCACCCACACGCCCTCAAGGACCTCCCAGAGCTCAGG GTCCTTGATCTGAGCTTCAACCTGTTGACCACAATCTCTCCATCCGCCTACCTGTCGCTACGTAACCTGAATGCCCTGGTGGAGGTGAGTGGTAACAGGTGGAGGTGTGACTGCAGCCTGCGGAGCGTGAGGCGGTGGATGGCCTACGATAGGCAAAGGGCCCAACAGCAGATCTGGAGGGGGATGGTGtgttcctccccctccacccacacAGGAGACCTGTTACACTTGGAGGACAGTGACCTCACCTGCTCTACagcagagaacagggaggggCTCCACCAGGATGTGACAGTGACTGAGGGGACAGAGATCCTGCTGCCCTGCGGCACCCTGCGGCAAG ATTCAACATGGTGGACGACTAATGGACAAGTTTCTGGAAGTCAGATGGGCCTGCTGATCAGTGACATCACAGAGGAAGATGCAGGGCTGTACGTGTGCATGTCTGGGCCAGAAGAGCAGTATATATCTGTATTCAACATCCATGTTCATAAGACACAGAGGAAAAGCAGAGGCACCAGGAGTTTACACAGGGAGAGGAAGCTGATACACACAGAGGTAGGCAGCCTACAGAGGGAGGATCAGGGGACAGACCTGAACTCTCTAGATCTCCACAGGGCTTCTCAGAGAACACAGTCTGACCTGGTCctggctgtctgcctgtctgtattCATCACCTTCCTGTTAGCATTTATACTTGGTGTTCTTTCCAGACCTCTCCTGGACCCTCTCTGGAAGAGGTGCTGTAACCGTACCAAGCAAAGCTCCTCCCCAGCCCAGTCGGTCTCCTATGCTGGGCAGGGACCCTACGACAATGGCGCCTATTCAGATGAGGCGCAGGAGGAACTAGGAACACACAGGGAGAGTCGTGTGACATTCAGAGGACATCCTTCAGAAATAAGGGATCAGAGTAGCATTACATACTATGATACGGTGGCCAATGGCAGACAGGACAACCTCGCTGGGGAATATGATGCAACATATGAGAATGTTTATGCAAAGGATATCTCACACCCCTCCCTTGAGGTCCATCACCCACCTGACGAGAAGCCCAGGGCACAGGACTCTGTCAGCTCAGGCAGCTCCCAACAGGACAgcccagagacagacacacatagtggAGAactctctgatgtctctctgagTGAACCACAAGTGGGTGCTCACCCAGTCCATACCCACCATGGCATGGAGTTTGAACCCATCCCTGACCCAGAACAGTTGCAGGGATATCGAAGCTCGTCCGTGTCTTCACACTCTGACCAGGAGAGGCCGGATAGGGATCAGGATATGCACTGGCCCAAAAACTATTTGGCTCAAAGATTGGAAGAGAAGTGCAAGACCCAGAACAATCCCTGGGAACATCAATCTCTCCAGAAGGAAGATGACTCCTTTGAGCAGAGTTCAGATTTCCCTATGGTTAAACAAGTTGATGTGCCACAGATCAAGATCGGCAGTGTGGGTGAGATCGCTGGATTTACAGCTGAGCCCTTTACAGATTGGAAACCAATCAAGGCAGATACAAACCCCATGGAGCCTGAGCTGTGGAATGACAGTGGAGAGATCTTTGAGTTCCCTGATTCTATCCGAGGTGCATCGGGACAGTCCAGCAGTCAAGATCTCTCAGGTTCTGCTTTTGACGATCAGTTGAGAAAGTATGAACAAGCTCGGAATGAAGAACCGCTGGTGAAAGACCAGAGGGAGAATAATAATCTGCTGGAGCTGAACCTAAGTTACAGTGGGAATGAACCTACAGTGTACACTGTGAACCCAGAGACGGAGGTAGTGAAGGAGAAGATGATTGTCCAGAATGTGGGTGAACTTATACAGGAAGTTCAGAGTGCTCTGAAAACACAGGAGTGCTATGATATGTCCAGTGATCGTGGGGATGAACCCACAAAGTGCACCGTGAGCGAGGAGGATTCAGCTCAAGTTCCAGATGTCATGTACAGGGATCCATCTCTCAGTCTTGGAGACACGGTCTCTTTGGTGCCAAGGAAAACTCTCAATATTGGCTTTAAGAAATACACCAAGCCCCTTCCACAGCTGTCTTTGCCAAAAAcatccctccctttctccacctCTTCAGATTCTCAAACTCAACTTTATGTCCCCCCACTTGGGAGACGTCTGGATAGCCATCTCCCTCAGGAAGCTCCACCTGCTGCCCCAAGAACACCCCCACCCTCTGGTTCATCCTCTTCTAGAACCGGGAGCGAGGATGAGACTACAATGAACCgaaaaagagaagagaaagcTAAGATCCCTGACGTCACATATAGGGATTACTCTCTCAGATCTGGAGACACATCAACTAAAGTATCTTTCTCTCCAAGAAAATATCTAAATATGGGCTTTTCCAGCGAGAGTTCTCAATATCAACATGAGTCTGTGACAAGGTACGAGAGTGTCACCAGAACAAAGGGTGTAGACTTTGATGAAGACAGCAAGCTTCGTCCCAAAATGTCTTTGCCCAAAACATTACTCCTTTCCACCACCTCCTCAGACAGGGTCAGAGCTGAGGAGCCATCAGTTAAAATCTACATCCCTGGACTTAGGAGGCGTCAGAATATTCAGCCCCCTCAGGAAGCTCCACCTGCCAAATCATCCTCTTCCAGCTGTGAGAGTGGAGATGAGACTCCAAAACACACAATGAAACCAGCTAAAGCCATCACAGATAATTTTTCCCCAAGGAGAACACTCAATACCAGCTTTAACAACTCAGCCAGTACCACAGATGAGGTGGAGAGGAAGTCCGAAGCAGAGGACAGGTGGGATCAGCCAAGGCTTGGTAAAGTGCAGGCGCTGTCAGAGAGGACACGAAGGGACACAGAGGAAAGTTCTACAGACATGAATGTTTCTTTCTCCCAAATAAGAGCGCTCAATATCAACTTTGATGCCTCAGACAGCAGCACAGACGAGGTGGGGAGGAGTACCGGAGCAGACTACAGTAACCCTACTGAAGAAATCAGTCCCTCTCCCCAACTGTCATTGTACAAAACATCACACTTTTTCTCCACCCCCACAGATGAGGCGAGGCCTCGAGGAGAGTATTCACTCCAAATTCCCCTACACAGGAATCGCTTAGTTGTAGACATCCAGCCCCCCCTGGCTCTACCGGATGCCccaacaacacctccaccatccccagagggagaggaggcagcagggcCTGGATGGAGGAGTAGGGAACAACAGATAAGAGCCATGGATGGATTTGGCTGTAACTCCATGACACAGGGAGACCGGAGCTATATGGGGTTAGTGGTTGCTAAACCATTCGGCATATCTCGTCCATATCAGAGCGTTACCTCAGAAACCATTATGACCACCCGGTGTAGTGAGGTCTCTACCTCTGGTGACCTCAATATGACCTACTCCAACTCCCCCCCCCTCCATTTTGAAACACACAAAGAGGGCAGTGAAGCTTGA
- the sgcb gene encoding beta-sarcoglycan: MASEQESSNGPVKRSMREKAIERRTTNKEHNSNFKAGYVPIEEERLHKTGLRGRKGNMAVCIIILLFLLALINLIITLVIWTVIRIGPSGCDSMEFHESGLLRFKQKADMGVVHPLHKSTVGGRKDQDLVITGNNNPVVFQQGSTKLSVEKEKTSITSDMGISFTDPRTQNTFFSTDFENHEFHLPKGVKVLNVKKASTERITSNASSDLSIKGDSKAIIRGNEGVFIMGKTVEFRMGGDIELRAENSIILNGSVMVSVTRMPNPPVGANVYFDEGLLRYKLCMCADGTLFRVQVKYQNMGCQTSDNPCGKAH, translated from the exons ATGGCGTCTGAGCAG gagagttcCAACGGGCCTGTGAAGAGGTCTATGAGGGAGAAGGCCATCGAACGGCGGACCACCAACAAGGAGCACAACAGCAACTTTAAGGCAGGCTATGTGCCCATAGAGGAGGAGCGTCTGCACAAGACAGGCCTGAGAGGACGCAAGGGCAACATGGCTGTCTGCATCATCATCCTGCTCTTCCTGCTAGCACTCATCAACCTCATT ATCACTCTAGTGATCTGGACGGTGATACGAATCGGGCCTAGTGGTTGTGACAGTATGGAGTTTCATGAAAGTGGGCTGCTGCGTTTCAAACAGAAGGCAGACATGGGCGTGGTCCACCCACTGCACAAGAGTACTGTGGGGGGCAGGAAGGACCAGGACCTGGttatcaccggcaacaacaacCCG GTGGTGTTCCAGCAGGGCTCCACTAAGCTCAGTGTTGAGAAAGAGAAGACGTCCATCACCAGTGACATGGGCATATCCTTCACTGACCCCCGCACTCAGAACACCTTCTTCAGCACAGACTTTGAAAACCACGAGTTCCACCTGCCCAAAGGAGTCAAAGTACTCAATGTGAAGAAGGCCTCCACAGAAAGG ATCACTAGCAACGCGTCCTCTGACCTGTCCATCAAAGGGGACAGCAAGGCCATCATCCGTGGCAACGAGGGGGTCTTCATCATGGGCAAGACAGTGGAGTTCAGGATGGGAGGGGACATCGAGCTCAGAGCT GAGAACAGTATTATTTTGAACGGATCTGTGATGGTGAGCGTCACTCGCATGCCTAACCCCCCAGTGGGGGCCAATGTGTATTTCGACGAGGGTCTGTTGAGGTACAAGCTGTGTATGTGTGCAGACGGCACTCTGTTCCGTGTCCAGGTGAAGTATCAGAACATGGGCTGCCAGACCTCAGACAACCCATGTGGAAAGGCCCACTAA